Within the Plasmodium coatneyi strain Hackeri chromosome 6, complete sequence genome, the region ATTCTGGAGTACACCTGTATTTATGGGAACTTAACTGGTCTCGTATCTTATCACGGTCCTTAAAAAActcatatgtttttttcatttgataaaaaaattcctttgcAATAATAGTGTTGTGAATAAGTTCACAATTAATAAGAGAACTTGGATTCTTCAGTGCATTATATGTCTTATTCATACGATGAGAAAATAATTCAGGGTCTTCTGTCTTCCCCCATAAtatatcccctaaccaataataaaaccaATAACACCATTCATTATTGTATGAATCCCCAATTGCGTACAGATATGTATAGCTCCAGGCGTCCATAATCTTATTAGCCTCATTTTCCGTATAGCCATTTCcgattaatttttcttctgttccaTTCTTGAAATTATAAGAACTCTTATATGTACCCTGGAATTTATCGAATGTAGAGTACTTTTCCCTTGATGGTAAATCATTTAAATCACTCACCTGTAAATGTAAttaagaatgaataaaatatacacgTCCCCCATGGTCCATCACGTTTTCATTGTGCTATATATTGAATATTATGtgaataatatgtatttatCCACATTACTTTGAAtaatgaggaaaaagaagtagtAGTAGTTAGTTAACCGTTAATGTTCGTCCGTCATCTGGCATGGTTCATGCActttactatatataatgtgaatttatgATAAGCATGTGTgttctctatatatatgttcatgcagaacaaataaatatgtgtgtgtgcaaggAACTTTTTGCAAGCCCTTCCCCATTATcattatgtataaatattaaaattttattcttctttattcAATAATGTCACATTGTTAAATTTCTTAAGGAATGACAGcacattccatatatatatgcacaaagtTACCCTATACACATAATTAAGGCAGGAATACTAACACATGTTTcacagtaaaaaaataaaatcgaatgtaaggggaaggaatggatgatttaaactttcttttctctCATATCGTTGCTTCCTTGCTTCCTTTATTGAATGTACTACAATAATCCATTATAAGTGATTATTTGTAACAATATATTACTATTAAGCTGCCctaattattttgttcaaaggagtgcaaaatttttccaGAGATAGAGATTTTTAGCTtgtaattttaaattatttcattttcactCTTACTTTAAAGGgcttaatttaaaaattgtaatcACAGGTATGCAGTGTAGTTTATGTACCAGGAgcatccttctccttctaaATGCTTATAAGGGTCAATATGTAGTAAATAGAAagtgtatattattaaaattattacaaaACACTCTGTTctactttcccttttctctcacccttccttatttttttcatatatttttttttctatttcttatTAATAATTATGGCGTTCCACACGCGCTATCATACATGATTATAGATAATCATGCTTGATTATACATGATCATGTATGACTATGTATAATcatgtatgtgcacatgctcaacccttccttttctttcttcttataagaagaaaaggaaggaggtggtctaaggaaggaaggggtaacCCCTCCTTTACTTAAGGATGGTAACTAACATTTCTTTACCTAGGAAGAATGGTGTTAACTcccgtcctttttttcttttttttcttacctaagaaggaaagggtaacctttttttacttaggAAGTATGGTGGTAACCCGCCCTCTTCTTTACCTAAGGATGGTAAcctatatttttcctccgtctctgtttattattctttcctgCGAGTGGTCTgctatatatagtagatgcATTTGTTGTGGATAAGTCTGTTGAATCAGCTGTTGTTGACGAGTGGAATGTTGTGGAACCTACTGTTGTTGAGTCGTCGTTCGTAAACACATCAAAATGATGATCAACTgatcttctttctcttctgctgttccttcttcctcctttaaaatgaCTATTTAACCAATCAGGTAGGAGgttatactaaaaaataaaataaaagaagtggaaagaaggaaagaagaaacgagaacaaatataaaatgcatatatattacagCTCACTGCTCCTtatagtaatttttttttacacatagacaaaagaaaattattaataacttcgctactattatttatattttgaatataatattcattacaattaccttatacaaataaaaaacaatggCGGTGCCAATTCCAATGGTGGTAGCAAGTGCAGATGATACGATTGGAGCAGCTCCTAATTCAGGATGTCCACTATGGTGCTGCGTTGAAGATTTCTCTGAATGCTCTTCAGCACATATGAGTTCTGATGGCTTCGGGATTCCGCCACCATTAAACATTTCTTGAAATTTGGTACAATATGGACCTTTGCTATTTGCAGGATCCGTACAATTTGCATTCACAGAATTATATGCTGCGACAATGCTTTGTAAGTAGCTGCCATATGTCGCATTACAATTGGAATCACTACTCTTCATAAGCGATTGTATAGTTTTATAGTCTTGCCAATAATCAAATATCAGTTTTCTATTATTGAAAAGTTCTTTTTCAGTAGTTTCACAAATAAGTCCGTGCCTTTCACTCAGATACGTAGTCTTTATATTTCTACAGATCAAACTTAAAGTGACCGGAACCATGGTAGCATCTTCCACATTCCGGAATAGGAAGTCCCCTATCCAATAGTATAGGAAATTACAACGTTGACCATAGAGTGGTTGTCCGcttttgtccattttggaaaCACAACACCAtgtgtttttaattttatccgTATGTTTGCTAATACTGGTATGCTGTCCATCGAAATTCTCCTTCAAGCCTTGGACCCAAGATTCTCTGTCACAACCACCGCAGCCGTCATTGAACTTACTGTAGAATTCTTTATACGAAGGTAATTTTgctaaatcttccttctataGGTATAGTTGGTAGAATATATGTTTCCACGTGTTCCTAGGTTTCCATTGGGCCAAAAATGTAatataatatgaataatacatatatatccatTCTTTTAGTGTGAAGTAACCGTTAGTGTTCCTGTTGTTTCCtgcaccattttttatatacatttctgAATATAATAGACTCcccttaaaatttttcatacatTTGTACAGAACAAATATAGATACATTCCGCTCCCTTCATACACATGAGTACTAAATTCTGAGCCCCCCCACTGATACTGCACATTCTTCAATTGTTCAAAATACTGATAACgtactgtatatatatatgcattaaattattatacttatatatttaaagcATAAATAGGAACGTACGTATTTATGGAATATTattaaaggaaggggagggaagggcctataatatgtaaaaaaaaacgtactAATTTTCTGTGTATTGTAGGAAgaattttatgtatattctTATAATAATACTTTCTTGCAGTGTACACCTTTCCTTGTTTTTCATTACATTTATGATTGTTCAGTTATGGTaattgtcctttttttttttttttttccccttcttacTTATTAATGCACCATAAATGGCTCATTCacatagtatatatatatctatgtgCATTGTGTACTATTTTTGAGCTATTCctattccctttcttc harbors:
- a CDS encoding Variable surface protein Vir7-like — its product is MPDDGRTLTVSDLNDLPSREKYSTFDKFQGTYKSSYNFKNGTEEKLIGNGYTENEANKIMDAWSYTYLYAIGDSYNNEWCYWFYYWLGDILWGKTEDPELFSHRMNKTYNALKNPSSLINCELIHNTIIAKEFFYQMKKTYEFFKDRDKIRDQLSSHKYRCTPEYARYLQNTVAEYAAVRNHCRQKEEDAFCKKFQGEFGVGKYEEVAKFKCASVHRSGGTTPYADALQYKGKVTSPGSNSTITATAVSSAAVGLLGVPLVSALLYKVIIVIIYNYNYNHYSPYD
- a CDS encoding Variable surface protein Vir7-like protein, which codes for MVQETTGTLTKEDLAKLPSYKEFYSKFNDGCGGCDRESWVQGLKENFDGQHTSISKHTDKIKNTWCCVSKMDKSGQPLYGQRCNFLYYWIGDFLFRNVEDATMVPVTLSLICRNIKTTYLSERHGLICETTEKELFNNRKLIFDYWQDYKTIQSLMKSSDSNCNATYGSYLQSIVAAYNSVNANCTDPANSKGPYCTKFQEMFNGGGIPKPSELICAEEHSEKSSTQHHSGHPELGAAPIVSSALATTIGIGTAIVFYLYKVIVMNIIFKI